The following is a genomic window from Pseudomonadota bacterium.
CATTGGCAAACTGGAAGCCCAACTGGTGGGGGACTTGCCGGACGTGGAGTTCATCGTCTTTGACAAATCTGCGGGATGGCGGGGCTTTCGTGATCTTCGCCGTCAGCTCGCCAATCGACAGTTCGACGTGGCGTTGTTGATGCAGGTCTCGTTACGAGCCAATTTGGTGGGCATCGGAATCAAAAGCCCGCTTCGCATCGGCTACGACAAACAGCGCTCCAAAGACGGCCACGGCCTGTTCGTCAACCGGCGAATCCCGGCAACTCATGGCCAGCACGTGGTGGACAGTTTTTTCAGTTTCTTAAGCACAGCCGGCTTGGAGGCACGTGAGCTCAATTGGAATCTGCCCATACCGGATTCGGCGCGGGCGTTTGCCGAAACCCATCTTCCCGGCCAAGCACCCACGCTGATCATCAACCCCTGCGCCAGTCACGCTCGCCGCAACTGGCTGCCGGAGCGTTATGCAGCACTGGCCGATCACGCAGCAAACGTTCACGGGATGCGGGTGGTCCTATCGGGCGGCCCGAGTGCCCTGGAGCGGGAGATGGGCGAGATGATCACGACCCACATGCAGTCCCCGCCGATCAACCTCATCGGTAAGGACACGTTAAAACAATTCCTCGGGCTGTTGAAAAAGGCCCATGTGCTGATCACGCCGGACTCGGGACCGGCGCATATGGCTGCCATCACCGGCACACCCGTCCTGGGACTATACGCCGCCAGCAACGTTGAGCGCAGCGGGCCCTATTTCAGCCGTCAATGGTGTGTGAACAAATACGACGAGGCAGCCAATAAATTCAAAGGCAAACCTGCCGCCACGCTGCCTTGGGGCACCAAATTGGAATACCCTGGCGTGATGGACCTCATCCAGGTCGAGGAAGTGAAAGACAAGCTTGATAAGTTGATGAAAGACGTCTATTCCCACTCAAAGGGCACTTGAACCTTCCCCGCGACGTTGGTAGTCGGCGTAGGATTTTTCCTCGACCAGTTCCGAACCCGTCCGCTGATTGATTTCACGCTTCAGCCGGGCGCGCTCGTCGTTGGTCAGATAGACCGACCGGGCCAACTCGACAAATTCGTCGTCGAATGCCGCCAGCCGTTCCTTTTCGCGAATGGCGTCTTCAATACCCCAAAGGCGTTCGTTAATGCCTCGCAAGGCAGTGCGTAGATCGGCGATATCGATAGCCGCTTGCGGCGATGCTTTCCAAACATCCGATAACAATCGAAGTTCGCGGCGAACATTCTCGAGCTTGCCGGGATCGCTGATCAGCTCACACTTGATTTCCAAGATGGTGATTTTATCGATGAGCTCGCCAATCGAAATGGGTGCTTGTAGTTGGTTCATCCAAAATCCCAGAAACGATATTAAACGCCCTAATGGGACGCTGCAGGTGGACCCGGGATATTAGTCTGCGCATGACGATGGAGGCAAACGTCGCCATCCGCTCGGCGGCGGACGCTCGTCGCCCCCCAGAGGCAGCAAAGGCGCTACAGCCAAGCCGGCCGTAGCGCCTTGCCGTTTGACCCAAACCCGCCTAGTCGGCTCGGGCCAGTGCCGAAGAGGTCACGCTATCGAACCGCGGGGGATCATCCATGGCCTGAACGAAGCCTTCAGGCCCGGCCCCTCCGACGGTCGCTGGGAACCAGAGCACCGCGGTGATATCGATATCGAGCTTGCCAACCGGCAGCTTGGTGACGCGAAAACCGAATCGGGGCAAAGCCTCCGGGAAATCCTCGTACTCATAGGAATTCTCCGGCGCCACCGAATCCTCATACATCCCGATACCTTCCACGGGCCAGTCCCGGGGCACGTCGAATTTCAACACCACGTCCCAGCCGCGGCCGCTCTCCAGCCACAGCCATGTCCGGTCGGGAATGTGGATATCCTGCTGCTCTTCGGCCGGCGTTTCTTGAGCATCGACATCGTGGTAGTGTCCGCTCGGATTCACCGCCGCGACGAAGCGCCCTCCGCGCAAATCGTTCATGTCCAGATAAATGTCGATAATCGGTCGATTCAACACCCGCGTTAAGATTTCGCCGCCGGGAATGTGCAGCTTGACCGGCAAAAAGATGCCCTGATCGTAAAGCGTCATGTCCGTCACGATGCGGAAGACCGGAATACCGGCCACCACCACCCAGATTTTGAGTTTGAGCACATCGCGAACCGGCCCTCTTTTCACGCCCACCAACTCGGCCTGCAAATTAGGCAACCCCACTTCGACCCGCGGCCATCGTGTGATCACGCCGGTCGAGAGTTCCAGAACCAAGGTATCCAACACCCGGTGTTCGGGGGTAGGGCCTGCGTTGGCGCGGAAATCTTCGAATATCAGAAGATTGTCCGGGTTGTTACGGAAATTGTAGAACGTGGTGTCGGCGATCAGGCGATCCGTGTCGTAGTTGACATAGTCGGTGGTATCGCGAAGCGAAGACCCCTTGACCACGTAGGCGTACCGGGTGGTGCCATCGAAACTCAGTTCAAGCTCGTCGACAATGCGCCCTTCTGGAACCGCCATAGTTTCCGGGTCGAATCGCTCGCCCCCGGTATCCCGATACATAAAAACGAACTCGTCCACGGCATCGAAAACCCCGGCGGTTCCGTCCACATCACCGGAGATACCCTGCTCATAGACCCAGCCGTCGGTATCCCGCTCGTCAATTTGAAACGGAATCGGAATCAACCGACCGGCGCGCACCGCCATGACCGAATAGTCCGAGATCGGACCACCCACAAGCTGCGGTAGCTCCTCCCCTTTCAGCGTCACCGCATAAACCCAGGTAAAATGCGTCAAACCCAAGCCAGAGACCATATCGTCCCATTGCTGGGTCGAGAGGCGAAAAGAGTAGTCTCGCTCCTTGGCCATCAGACTCGGATCCGCGCTCAGCGCTCCCATGAATTGCTCAAACTCACCATCATCCATGCTCCCGTACGGGGCGATGCCCCAGGCAGAACCACTCAACATTAGGGGCAATAGCGCACCCCATATCCAAGCTATCGATCGCTTGATCATCCGTGAATCTCCTCCGTCGTTTTATCATGCGCGTCCAGCCGGGCGGCCGAACCACGGCCAACCCGGACTGTTGCGGCAGACGTTCGCAAACGGGGTAACCGTTAAGTCAATTGAGGACGGTTTGAAAAAAATTTCCAGTCTAATTAGTCAATTGAAATAAAACGCGATATGAAAGAGCAGCGGAAAGAAGGGCCAAACACCGATGTCGGTACGGGCCCCATGGGACAACCGGTGATCGTATCGGGCGGTCAGACGGGAGTCGATCGGGCGGCTTTAGACGCGGCTTTGGCCATCGGTTGGCCATGCGGCGGGTGGTGCCCGCAAGGCCGGCTTGCGGAAGATGGCGTGATCCCGGACCAATACCCCCTAACAGAGTTGAAGCGCGGAGGATACGCGGCACGGACACGGCGCAACGTGGAAGACAGTGACGGGACCTTGGTCATTTACTTTGGCCGGCCCAGTGGCGGGACGGCGTTAACGGAAAAATACTGCCGACAAACACAACGCCCACTACTGAGTGTGAACGGCAATCACACCCCACCGAGGGAAGCGGCTCGCGCCATTGCCCGATTCGTTCGAACACACAACATCACCCGGCTTAACGTGGCCGGGCCGCGGGCCAGCGGAGAACCCAAGGCTTACGACTACACGCGAAAGGCGCTGGGCAGCTATCTGGAAGGTTTAGAAAAAGGCGTTTCTAGAACGAAACAACCCACGTAGGTGAACTCACAGAGCCGTTATTCTTGGCCATCGGATGCAGCCACCGCGTGGTAGGTTTCTTTTGTCAGCAGAAAACGCAGCTTGCCGTTCTCGATTTCGAACGGGCTGCGCGCACGGGCTTTCACCGGGCCGGTTTCGTTTTCTAAAACCACCACGCCCGATTCCGGCAAAGACCACCGTCCAATCTCGCCATTGGAACGCTGATAGCGCCCATCGGGGAAAAACTCGACGACCGCTCCATCGTCGGTCTTTTGCCACGCACCCACCAAAGGTGAGGCAGCCAAGGCTTCGGCCACTTCTTCGCCCTGCTCCGACGAACAACCTGCCGTCAGCATCACTGCGAGGAAAAACAAGACCCATGCGAGGTGATTGAACTTAGTCATGATCTGATCCGTGTCATTGAGATAGCCCACCCGGGAATCGGGGCATTATGCGGCAACAAACGTGTGGTGTCGAAGCACCGCTTTAACGTTTTTGAAGCATCCGTTATGGTGGCTGCTTTGCTGACCATCTTCGATAATCGCATCGTCACGCAGCACCGGTTTCGACAAACCCGTCCAGGCCAAGCCGGCCTGAGACTCTAAAGCCTATCTAGAGGAGTAGACCGTGAGCAAATCACGAAATCTGTTCACCGAAGAACACGAAATGTACCGAGAGACCTGTCGGCGTTTCTACGAGAAAGAAGTCATCCCCTACCACGACCAGTGGGAAGAGGATGGCCAGGTCTCCCGTGAGGTATGGCTCAAAGCCGGGGAGGCGGGATTGCTTTGCATGTCGCTGCCGGAAGAGTACGGCGGCTCCAACGCCGACTTCATGTTCACCGTCGTTCAAGCCGAAGAACAAAGCCGTGCCGGCACATCCGGCCCCGGGTTCATGCTGCATAACGAAATCGTCGCCCCTTATATCTTCAAGTACGGCAACGACGAGCAGAAACAACGTTGGCTGCCGAAAATGACGCGGGGCGAAATGATCGGCGCCATCGCCATGACCGAACCCGGCACAGGCTCCGACCTGCAAGCGGTCCGGACACACGCCAAGCGCGAAGGCGACCACTACATCCTCAACGGTCAAAAGACCTTCATCACCAACGGCTACATGTGCGATTTGGTGATTGTCGTGTGTAAAACCGATCCTGAAAAAGGCGCCGGAGGCATCAGCTTACTGGTGGTCGAAGCCGGCACGCCGGGATTCGACAAAGGCCGAAAGCTGAAAAAAGTCGGCATGAAAGCCCAAGATACGGCGGAACTCTTTTTCGACAACTGCAAAGTACCGGCGAGCAACCTGCTGGGCAAAGAAGGCGCCGGCTTCGGCTACCTCATGAGCGAGTTGGTTCAAGAACGGCTGCTGATCGCGATGGGGTCTATCACCGCCAGCGAGTATGTGCTGAACCACACCATCGAGTATGTGAAAAATCGTGAAGCTTTCGGGCGGCCGATTTCCAAATTCCAAAACACGCGATTCAAGCTGGCCGAGTTGAAAACACAGGTGACCATCGGCCGGATCTTCGTCGATCGCTGCCTGGAGTTGCACATGCAAAAGAAACTCGACGTCACCACCGCCGCAATGGCCAAGATGTGGACCACCGACCTCCAGTGCGCACTGACGGACGAGTGCGTCCAACTCCATGGGGGATATGGCTACATGCTGGAGTATCCGGTCGCCAAAGCGTTTGTGGACGGGCGCGTTCAAAAGATCTACGGCGGCACCAACGAGATCATGAAAGAACTCATCAGCCGCAGTTTTTTGTAGGCCGAATTTAGCGCTCTAGAAAGTACTGTACGGTCGAGACCACCCGGACGATCTTGTGAATCTGGGTGGTCTCGTCGGCATAGCGAACCGCATCGCGCGGTTTGATCACAAAAACGCCCTGATTGGCCCGGCGAATCCCACCCAGCGGGCTGCCGCTGTCCTCGGCGAACTGTTCGGCCGCGGCCCGGGCATTGGCGGTTGCCGCTTTCAACATCTCCGGTTTGATGTCGTTCAAACGGGTAAACAAATAACTCACGCCACTGGATTGATCCCGGCTACCCAATACCACACCTTGGCGTGCCAGCTCCCCTACCTGGCCGTTCAGGCTCGCCACGCGCTCAACGTCCTCACTTCGAATGATCACGCCCTGACGCAGAATAAATCGCGGCCCACCGGTCTGTTGCTGGTAAGGGTTCGACAGCCGGTCGGTCACTTCCAGCGTCGTCAAACTCAAGGCGTCGGCGGGCAAGCCGCCGGCTTCAACGAATCGTCGTACCGCCACGGTGCTGGTTTCGATCTGACGTTGAACGGCTGGCAGATCGTCGCCATTGGCAATCACCTCCAGCGACCACAAGGCCAGATTCGCCCGCACCTCACGCTCGGCCAGCCCCTTGACGGTGACATATCTCGCATCCGTCCGACCGGCATAAAAGCCATAGCCCGTCGCGATCCCCGCAACAGCAATGCCCAAGGCAACAAACATGGAGGCAAGCAGGAATCGAGGCTGGCTCATCGAAAAAAACTCCGTGAAGTCAGCGAACGGCAGCGGGTCGAACCCTCAGCTATGGGAGTGCCCACCGGGGCCACAGCCGCAGCGGGTTTGGCCACACGGCATCGTTTGGGGCAGGGCGCGCTTCGCACCCGAGACAAAATTCCCACCCGTAATCAGCCGCTCGACGGGCGCATCGGCCGGGGTATCGCCGAGTTGCGCGCCCGCAGCAGCGCACAAATCACCCCAAGTCTTCAACTCCGCGCTGACCCCGTGCCAGACCGAGATGGTCTGATCGTTGGCCGAACAACGATAGTCATACGTTGGCATAACTGACTCCTGCTGTTTGAGCGAACACGGGATATAACCCCTCGCCGCTCAAGGATGGGCGACCTGCCACGGCTTAGCGGCTTGAGCAGTTGATTCTAGAACGATCACGGGTAGCCGCCAACTCCGCGAAATCTGGCTCGCGACTCAACTTTGCTGAACAGCGCTTGGACTCCGCCCAGAATTGTAGCTATCTTGCCAGACCAATCACCTCCAAAATGTTTAGAAAGTCGGACCAAGGAGTGTCGGCCGTGCGAACAGACGTTTTTACCTGGAAAGAGGATCGACCCTGGCCCAATTGCCGGCTAAAACGCGGTGCCATCGTCGGCCACACCACGCCCCACAGCACCAAACTGTGGCTTCGGACGGGATACCCGGGAGACTATCAACTGTTGCTTTTTCCAATTAACGCCGACAGCGAGGCGCTTCGACAGCAGCTCACTGAGGTGCCCTTGAAGCTGGAAGACTTGCCTGACTCCGTTCGGCGGATTCCGCTGAAGGTGGAAAATTTCGACTCCGATACGACTTGCGTAGTGACCATCGACGAGTTGGAGCCATCGACTGAATACGGCTACGCCCTGCATGGCCGCGATGGAGCGATTGAGCGCATCGTGTTAGGACAAGACCGGCCTTATCAGTTCCGCACCCTCCACGACGATCCGGGCGCGTCATTCAGCTTTGGTTTCTACTCGTGCCATATGCCCTACAAAGACACGATGTTTCGTAAAACGGATATCGTCAACCAGTCCATGTGGGATTACTTCGATGCCGCGTTGAATCGACAGCACTCCCGAGATCTCCGCTTTGTCATTGGTGGGGGCGATCAGGTGTATACCGACGGAGTCGACAGTCTGAACATCTGGCGATACCTTGCCAAAGTCGCCCGCAAGCAGGACGGTCAACTCCTACCTACCAAAGAATCCATGGTGACCTGGTACCGCGACATCTATCGCGGTTATTGGGGTTTCGAGAACCTTCGGCAGGTACACAGCCGCTACCCGCAATACATGATCTGGGACGATCACGAACTGGGGGACGGCTGGGGGTCCTACCGACTGAGCGGCAATCAGCAGGACGAACTGAACGAGTTGTTCGACTACAAAAAAGCCGGCTTGACCCGAGACGAGGCACTGATCCTAATCGGGGAGATGAAAAAAGCGGCATTTCAAGTCTACGACGAATACCAGCATGCACATAACCCCGATACACCCCAGGGACAGTTTGACTACGACTTCCGTTGCGGCCGTGCCGCCTTCTATTGCCTGGATGGTCGCGGGCAACGGGATATCAACCGAAAATCACGACGAGTGCTAGGAATCGCCCAGTATCAACGCTTCAAGCGCTGGTTGGAGGCACGGGATCCGGCCGAAACACCTTTTCTGTTCGTGATCTCGGCCGTGCCCATCATGCATCTGGCGACCGTTCTGGCCAACGCCGACGACACCATCCTGGCGGATATCGCGGACCTACAGGACGATCTTCGCGACTCCTGGGAACACAAGCTCCACGATTCGGAACGGAAAGGACTGGTCAAAATGCTTTTCGCGGCCGCGAACAGGGGACTGAAGATCTGTATCCTCAGCGGCGACGTACACACCTCCGCCGCCTTCAAAATGCGCGATCCATCCTCCGGCGCCATCATGTACCAGCTCACCTCAAGTGCCATTACGTATGATAAATCTCGCCCACTCAGCTGGGTTTTGGGCAAAACTGTGTCGGACTGTGGGCGATCTGTCGACGGCTATGACTTCACGCAGCTGACACTTTACACGGCCTGTAACTTTTCAATCGTGCAAGTCTTTCCGGAGGAGCAGACCGTTTGGTTCCGATTGTACGGCAAGCAAACCGTGTCAGACCCAAAAGAAGAAGCCGCGGACCTGCCGGTCAACAGCGCCCTCACAAACCTTGAACTACGGTTCTAGTCGGCCGTGCTCGGTCGCCACAGTGTTTGTCGGATTGTCGGGACAAAACAACACACGCAAGCCAGCGGCTGTCACGGAAGAGGCGCTGTATAACCGCGCTGTCACCATGAGCGAAGCCTGATATGACGCCAAGCTAAGCGCTGTGACTCACATTCACGCCCGCGGGGGTGGGCCTGTATGCGCTTACATATCACACACACCACCCGGTACCGATACAGCCGCCCGGTTATTTTGGGGCCGCATCTGGTTCGACTGCATCCACGCTACGACCACCACGTTCGCTTGGAGAACTACCAACTCACGGTCAACCCCACACCCAGCAACCGAACACGCTATCTCGACCCGTGGGGTAACCTGGTCGACCAACTGTGGTTTCAAGGCCCCACCGAATCACTGACAATCCAAAGCGAGTGGGTCGCGCGGAATCACAACCGAAACCCGTTCGACTATCTTGTGGATCGTTCACTCGATCAAGTTCCGATCCTGTATCCGGACCGGCTCGAACGAGGGCTACGACCCTATCTCGTAACGAATCCCCCTGTCGCAGAAATCACGCAGGCTCTCAGCCGGGAAATTGCGGCCAAATCCGGACAAAAGCTTTTGGGTTTCGTTTGTGCGCTCAACGGATATCTGTACCAGAACATCGAGCGCATCGTGCGCGAACAGGGACGACCACAGCGGCCAGAAACCACGCTGGAAACCGGCCGTGGAGCTTGTCGCGACCTGGCGGTCTTGTTCCTTGCCCTCTGCCGAGCCCAAGGCCTGGCGGCGCGTTTCGTGAGCGGCTACCAACACCGGGATACGCCGAGACAGCGTCGCTATCTCCATGCCTGGCCCGAAGTCTTTGTCCCGGGTGGCGGGTGGCGGGGCTTCGATCCCACCCATGGCTTGGCGGTGGCGGACAGACACATCGCCGTCGCAGCCGCCGCTGATCCATCCGACGCCTCGCCCATCGACGGTACGTTCAGCGGCACAGCGCAATCCGATATGGAGGTCCAGCTGCGTATCGAAACGATCGGGGGATAAACCCGGCGCCACGGTCGATGTCATCAAGCGGGTGTCAGCCGCTGACCGCAACGGCGGCAATCATACGCCGCGCCCCGTTCGATACGGTGGTGACGGATACTGGTCAGTTCGACCGGCCCGCAGCCGCAGCGATACCGATAGCGACGCAGGCGGCGTTGACGGACATTACGCGTATCGAAAGGGTGGCAACGTCTCGCCGGTGCACCGAGCAGCTCCATGACCATCTTCCAGTGGCGTCCGTGGGGCGCGGCTCGCGGCCAAAGCTGCATCACCGCGCAGTGCGCGTATTCGTGCGGCACCACCTGGGCGAGGAACGACGACTCATTCTCCCGCAGCAGAACAGGGTTCAGACTGATTTTTTTTGGGCCGGCGCGGCCTGCAGCACAGCCCCGCAGGGAATACTCCACGGCAACAGCAGCCAGCGGCTTGTCGAGCACTTGCTGCAAGTGGTTTTGCATTGCAACGAGGCGCGCTTCGATGCGCGCCGGCAGATCAGGGTTGGACTCAAGCCAGCGCCTGGCGTCGAGATAGGCCTGCCGCGAATCCGCGAAGGACAAGCGGCCCGAGAGGGGGATTGATCGGAACGAACCGTTGCGATTTGACATGAAACGGCATTGGATATCGGCACGCAATTGCGCCTATCGTAACACGCTGTGGAATAACCTCAGCTCAGGATCGCACGCGTCTTTCGGCGGCGAATTCCGAGCCGCCCTTATTTATCCACAAACGCGCGTTCGATGACGTAATCCCCGGGATATCCGATTCGGGGTGAACTTTCGAATCCCCGCTCATCCAGAATCACGCACAAGTCGTTCAGCATGGCAGTACTGCCACAGATCATGATCCGGTCCGTGGCAGAATCCAGCGGCGGCAGACCGATATCGGAACACAGTTGTCCGTTTTCCAACAGGGCGGTGATTCTCCCCTGATGCTTAAATGGCTCCCGGGTTACCGTCGGATAATAGATGAGCTTTTCTCTGACTTCATCGCCAAAATACTCATTATGCGCCAGTTCGTGGGTGATGAAATCCTGATAGGCCAGATCAGAGACCCGGCGCACCCCGTGAACCAAAATAATCTTTTCGAACCGCTCGTAAGCATCAGGATCTTTAATAATACTCATAAACGGCGCCAGGCCCGTGCCCGTCGACAGCAAATATAAGTGCTTACCGGGACGCAAATCGTGCAGAAGCAAGCTACCGGTGGGTTTGGCGCTGATCAGAATCGAATCGCCCTCTTGGATATGCTGCAGGCGGGACGTAAGCGGCCCGTCCGGCACCTTGATGCTCAAAAACTCCAGGTCTTCTTCATAGTTCGCGCTGGCGATGCTGTAGGCGCGCATCAGCGGGCGCCCGTTGACCTCCAGGCCAACCATGACAAATTGGCCGTTCTCGAAGCGCAGCGCCGAGTCCCGGGTGGTCGAAAAACTGAAAATCGAATCGTTCCAATGCCGAACACTGAGAACGGTTTCCCTATTGATACTTGCCATCGGATATTTTTTCGGTGCCAGGAATGTAAGGACGCGACGCATTTTACCCACAAGCCTGACGCTTAGCACTTAACTTATGGATATATCGATATTAATTACGAACGAATGCAACTGACCGAGCCGCCGATCGGCAGCATCGGCGGCCTATCGAAACAAAATCCCAATTGACAATGATTCGCATTCGTACTAACTTCAACTGGTATCGAAACATCGCGGGGGCCATCGGTGAGTCAGTATGTACGTATGTGTTTGTAAAAGAGTCACAGATCGCCAAATACGCGAACTCATCGCTGAACAGGGCGCGGGAGATCTCGATACTTTAAGATGTCACCTCGGCGTCGCCACCGGATGCGGTAAATGCGAGGAGGCGGCCATGTCGATGATTCATCTCCACGCCAATCGGGGCGATGAAAACCCCGATGCGCGAGCCGCCTAACGCATCGGCTTCGAAAACCAGCGCCCGGTCGGCTATGCATAGACTGAGAAAAAACAACTAAACGCGGCGCCCGGCGGCCCTCACCCGAAACTCAAACGGCACCGTCTCGTGAATTTTTATTGAACCTCTCCCCGTCTCCGAGCTTTTCTTGTATCTTGATCACACTGCCGAATGTTTATCGGCGAGTTCCCTTCTCTCAACGCACATCATGTATCGAAGGAGCGACCCCATGACGCGACTTAAAACCTACTTCATCGCATGGACCGCCGCATTGCTGATTCCATTCACGGTCAATGCCGAACTTACTCCGATGACCGATCACGAGCTGACCCAAGTCAGTGGCCAAGCCTACACCGTGAAACTGGTCGTATCGGACACATTGAATATCAAGTTTAACTACCCCATACCGGATCTCACCGAGCGGAACATTGTGATCGGCACCGTACCGGTGAGCGATCTGGCTCGGGGCGCGGAGGCCCAGTACCCAGGTCTCGTTGAACTGGGTCGGAATACTCTGATCTTGGGAATCAATACCCTGACCGGCGATCTGCTAATCGGCGGGTTAACCGCGCTGCTGGCGATCAACCCGGCCACGGTACCGCTGACTCCGTTCGTCGACCTGCTGCCCACCTTGTCGGTATCCTACGCGCCCTGATCCAGGGTACACGGACAATGGCAAAGCGCCTGCGTATCAGGCGCAAAAAAACGGCCCGCGATAAGCGGGCCGTTTTCTAAGGAAGGTTCAGTCAAAAAGTCAGGAAATCAACCACACGCGATTCCCCGCTACTTAACCTCAGGAATCGGCCAAGCCGATCGAACCAGCTTGCAAGCGGCGAAAAGCCAAGCGGACCCTCTAATGGCCGCCGTGCCCGCCACCGCCGGTGGGTTTATGCTTGCGCGGACCGGGTTCATAGTTTTTCACGCCCCCTAGCGGACGGCCTTGCCCGTCAAGCTTAAAGCCCATCGACCAAGCGCGCTGGTCCATTGCTTCTTTGTGAGCGGCGCGAAACTCGTTGCGCTCCGCTTCGGTTTCAAACTCATGCAGGCGATCACGGTAAGCTTTGCGCTCCCCTTTGGTCATCATCGCCCCGCCGTAGATTTCTTCCTGTGCCAGAGGGTTTGCACTGGTGGTCCGATCCCAGACTTCCGAGCCCTCTCCCACGAAATTCGGTGGCTGGGCATTGGCCGCTACCGTGCTCAGCGACAATAAAATCGCCGCGTTGATCAGGATGTAACCTGCACCTTTGCTATTCATCACTCCAATCCTTTGATTTTTGATAGTTCGAAGACCGGTCGAGCAAAATCGACGGTCCCGATTCATCGACCCAACGTTTAAGACCGGCGCTCTAGGATACCGCCTTGGGTCGGCATCGCAAGCCTTCTATAGCGAATGGCCGGCTCCACGCTGCGCAATGGCCTCGAAGCGCGCTTGGCAACCCAGACACCGCTGCGCTTCCGGCTGGGCTTGCATTCTCCTCCACCCGATCGGTTCTCCGCAGTCACTACACTCACCGAAACCGCCCGCCTTGATTCTTTGAAGCGCGGCTTCCACATCTCTGATTTCATGGATATGGCGGTCGATATCGGCC
Proteins encoded in this region:
- a CDS encoding putative molybdenum carrier protein, coding for MKEQRKEGPNTDVGTGPMGQPVIVSGGQTGVDRAALDAALAIGWPCGGWCPQGRLAEDGVIPDQYPLTELKRGGYAARTRRNVEDSDGTLVIYFGRPSGGTALTEKYCRQTQRPLLSVNGNHTPPREAARAIARFVRTHNITRLNVAGPRASGEPKAYDYTRKALGSYLEGLEKGVSRTKQPT
- a CDS encoding alkaline phosphatase D family protein, whose product is MRTDVFTWKEDRPWPNCRLKRGAIVGHTTPHSTKLWLRTGYPGDYQLLLFPINADSEALRQQLTEVPLKLEDLPDSVRRIPLKVENFDSDTTCVVTIDELEPSTEYGYALHGRDGAIERIVLGQDRPYQFRTLHDDPGASFSFGFYSCHMPYKDTMFRKTDIVNQSMWDYFDAALNRQHSRDLRFVIGGGDQVYTDGVDSLNIWRYLAKVARKQDGQLLPTKESMVTWYRDIYRGYWGFENLRQVHSRYPQYMIWDDHELGDGWGSYRLSGNQQDELNELFDYKKAGLTRDEALILIGEMKKAAFQVYDEYQHAHNPDTPQGQFDYDFRCGRAAFYCLDGRGQRDINRKSRRVLGIAQYQRFKRWLEARDPAETPFLFVISAVPIMHLATVLANADDTILADIADLQDDLRDSWEHKLHDSERKGLVKMLFAAANRGLKICILSGDVHTSAAFKMRDPSSGAIMYQLTSSAITYDKSRPLSWVLGKTVSDCGRSVDGYDFTQLTLYTACNFSIVQVFPEEQTVWFRLYGKQTVSDPKEEAADLPVNSALTNLELRF
- a CDS encoding zinc ribbon domain-containing protein, translated to MPTYDYRCSANDQTISVWHGVSAELKTWGDLCAAAGAQLGDTPADAPVERLITGGNFVSGAKRALPQTMPCGQTRCGCGPGGHSHS
- a CDS encoding SIMPL domain-containing protein (The SIMPL domain is named for its presence in mouse protein SIMPL (signalling molecule that associates with mouse pelle-like kinase). Bacterial member BP26, from Brucella, was shown to assemble into a channel-like structure, while YggE from E. coli has been associated with resistance to oxidative stress.) translates to MSQPRFLLASMFVALGIAVAGIATGYGFYAGRTDARYVTVKGLAEREVRANLALWSLEVIANGDDLPAVQRQIETSTVAVRRFVEAGGLPADALSLTTLEVTDRLSNPYQQQTGGPRFILRQGVIIRSEDVERVASLNGQVGELARQGVVLGSRDQSSGVSYLFTRLNDIKPEMLKAATANARAAAEQFAEDSGSPLGGIRRANQGVFVIKPRDAVRYADETTQIHKIVRVVSTVQYFLER
- a CDS encoding acyl-CoA dehydrogenase family protein — its product is MSKSRNLFTEEHEMYRETCRRFYEKEVIPYHDQWEEDGQVSREVWLKAGEAGLLCMSLPEEYGGSNADFMFTVVQAEEQSRAGTSGPGFMLHNEIVAPYIFKYGNDEQKQRWLPKMTRGEMIGAIAMTEPGTGSDLQAVRTHAKREGDHYILNGQKTFITNGYMCDLVIVVCKTDPEKGAGGISLLVVEAGTPGFDKGRKLKKVGMKAQDTAELFFDNCKVPASNLLGKEGAGFGYLMSELVQERLLIAMGSITASEYVLNHTIEYVKNREAFGRPISKFQNTRFKLAELKTQVTIGRIFVDRCLELHMQKKLDVTTAAMAKMWTTDLQCALTDECVQLHGGYGYMLEYPVAKAFVDGRVQKIYGGTNEIMKELISRSFL
- a CDS encoding DUF6165 family protein, which codes for MNQLQAPISIGELIDKITILEIKCELISDPGKLENVRRELRLLSDVWKASPQAAIDIADLRTALRGINERLWGIEDAIREKERLAAFDDEFVELARSVYLTNDERARLKREINQRTGSELVEEKSYADYQRRGEGSSAL
- a CDS encoding transglutaminase family protein, encoding MRLHITHTTRYRYSRPVILGPHLVRLHPRYDHHVRLENYQLTVNPTPSNRTRYLDPWGNLVDQLWFQGPTESLTIQSEWVARNHNRNPFDYLVDRSLDQVPILYPDRLERGLRPYLVTNPPVAEITQALSREIAAKSGQKLLGFVCALNGYLYQNIERIVREQGRPQRPETTLETGRGACRDLAVLFLALCRAQGLAARFVSGYQHRDTPRQRRYLHAWPEVFVPGGGWRGFDPTHGLAVADRHIAVAAAADPSDASPIDGTFSGTAQSDMEVQLRIETIGG
- a CDS encoding glycosyltransferase family 9 protein, whose translation is MTQPAPNSLCILRLSALGDVTHVLPIIHTLRTHWPTTRLTWVIGKLEAQLVGDLPDVEFIVFDKSAGWRGFRDLRRQLANRQFDVALLMQVSLRANLVGIGIKSPLRIGYDKQRSKDGHGLFVNRRIPATHGQHVVDSFFSFLSTAGLEARELNWNLPIPDSARAFAETHLPGQAPTLIINPCASHARRNWLPERYAALADHAANVHGMRVVLSGGPSALEREMGEMITTHMQSPPINLIGKDTLKQFLGLLKKAHVLITPDSGPAHMAAITGTPVLGLYAASNVERSGPYFSRQWCVNKYDEAANKFKGKPAATLPWGTKLEYPGVMDLIQVEEVKDKLDKLMKDVYSHSKGT